A window from Erythrolamprus reginae isolate rEryReg1 chromosome 11, rEryReg1.hap1, whole genome shotgun sequence encodes these proteins:
- the LOC139174343 gene encoding proline-rich transmembrane protein 1-like, which yields MSNPGNETTSQMNESYQPGQQPGPMKSATNPPPPTYATSPSTPYQDQPYNGPPMQETAPSMPYPYQPHAGPGGAIFMQPQQTVLVTNVQIATEQDYLGYSIFTLLCCCFPLGIAALIYSLRHQPYAGPPDAGPTQSQQTIFVRNVKPVNEPAYLGYSIFTLLCCCPPLGIAGLIYSLRTQKANRRRDITSAKKYSRLALTLDNIALGLGIATIVLSIIGVSISNIIAHNADQQ from the exons ATGAGCAATCCAGGGAACGAGACGACCTCTCAGATGAATGAATCCTATCAACCTGGACAACAGCCTGGTCCAATGAAATCAGCCACTAATCCACCACCTCCAACGTATGCAACATCTCCTTCTACGCCATACCAGGATCAACCTTATAATGGACCTCCAATGCAGGAGACAGCTCCCTCTATGCCATACCCGTATCAACCTCATGCTGGACCTGGTGGTGCCATATTTATGCAGCCTCAACAGACCGTCCTCGTTACAAATGTCCAAATTGCCACTGAACAAGATTATTTGGGCTACTCCATCTTCACCCTCCTTTGCTGCTGCTTCCCCTTGGGCATTGCCGCCTTGATTTACTCTCTGAGG CATCAACCTTATGCTGGACCACCTGATGCTGGACCTACGCAGTCCCAACAGACCATCTTCGTCAGAAATGTCAAGCCTGTCAATGAACCAGCTTATTTGGGCTACTCCATCTTCACCCTCCTTTGTTGTTGCCCCCCCTTGGGCATAGCTGGCTTGATTTACTCTCTAAGG ACTCAAAAGGCCAATCGTCGTAGGGACATCACATCTGCTAAGAAATATTCCAGACTGGCACTCACCTTGGATAACATAGCACTTGGATTGGGGATTGCAACGATCGTTCTGAGTATTATCGGTGTCAGTATCTCCAACATCATAGCACATAATGCAGATCAACAGTAG